CCCTGGCAGCAAGCGTTTCCCCGGATTGGATTTCAGCCTATGACACTTTTCCCGTTACATCTTATCAGGAAAAAATACGCATACTGGAAGAAGCAGCCCGTGAAGGACAAGCACTCATTTATTGTCACGATGCTTATACTAAATGTAGTACAGTAAAGAAAATAAACGATTTCTTCAAGAAAGATAAAACGATAGAAATACAATAACAGTACCGATTAACAAGCTAATTTATATCAGAAATAAAATAAATTACTATCTTTGGGAACAATATCTAAGACAGATCATAAATACAAGAAAAAGACATTATCATTTATAACTTTATACAACGCATGAATAAACTAAGCAAACTGACGCTGCTTTGTGCAGCTTTTGCCGGAATGATGGCCTGTTCCGATGGAAAAGTCGCTAAAGGCGATTACGGGATTATTCCCCTGCCCCAGGAAGTATCCATGATCAATGGAGGCTCTTTTGTGTTAACACCTTCTACATCGATTGTCTATCCGGAAGGGAATGATCTGCTGAAACAGGCTGGCGAATTTCTGGCTGCTTATATTAAAGAAGCAACCGGTTATGCTCCGAAAGTCGTTACGGCAAAAGGCTCGAAACCGATCCATCTTTCGATAGACAAAAGCATTTCCAACCCGGAAGGTTACCGTCTGACAGTCACTCCCGAAGGTATCGAACTGGCTGGTGCCAGCGAAGCCGGAGTGTTCTACGGCATACAGACCTTGCGCAAGTCGATCCCGGCTGTTGCCGAAGGAATGAATATCGAACTGCCGTCTGTAACGATCAACGATTATCCCCGTTTTGCCTACCGCGGCATGCATCTCGACGTTTCCCGTCATTTCTTCACAGTGGATTCAATAAAAAAGTATATCGACATACTGGCTCTGCACAATATGAATACATTCCACTGGCATCTGACAGACGACCAGGGCTGGCGTATCGAGATCAAGAAATATCCGGAACTGACAAAAATCGGTTCCCAGCGCAAACAGACCGTGATCGGACATAACACCGGAGAATATGACGGCAAACCTTACGGCGGCTTCTATACACAGGACGAAATCCGTGACGTGATCGCTTATGCCCAGCAACGTTTTATCACGATTATCCCTGAAATCGACCTGCCGGGACACCAGCAGGCTGCATTGGCTACTTATCCGGAACTGGGTTGTACGGGCGGTCCGTATGATGTATGGCAGCAGTGGGGAATTTCTGACGATGTGATCTGTGCCGGAAACCCCAAGTCCATGCAGTTCCTGGAAGATGTGCTCTCAGAAGTGATCGACCTGTTCCCCTCCGAATACATCCATGTCGGCGGTGATGAATGCCCGAAAGTACGTTGGAAAACCTGTCCGAAATGTCAGGCAAGAATCAAGGCGGAAGGCATCAAAGGAGACAAGAAGCACAGTGCGGAAGAATATTTGCAGAGCTCTATAATCTCGCAGATGGAAAAATTCGTGGAAAGCAAAGGCCGTCATATCATCGGTTGGGATGAGATTCTGGAAGGCGGACTGGCACCGAATGCTACGGTTATGAGCTGGCGTGGCGTGGATGGCGGTATCGAAGCAGCCAAACAACACCACAATGTGATCATGACCCCGAATACGTATCTTTATTTCGACTATTACCAGTCTACCGATACGGAAAACGAACCGATGGCTATCGGTGGTTACCTGCCGCTGGAACGGGTTTATTCACTGGAACCGACTGCCGGTATCCCGGATGAATATAAGAAATATGTGATCGGCGTACAGGCTAATCTCTGGACTGAATATATCCCGACTTTCTCACAGGTTGAATATATGGTCATGCCGCGTATGGCTGCTCTGGCAGAAGTGCAGTGGACAGACCCGAGCAAGAAGGAATATCAGAGTTTCCTGCCCCGCCTGGTACGCATGACTAAACTGTATGACCGCCTGGGATACAATTACGCCAAGAATATTTTCGACATCCATGCCGAATTTACGACCGATACGGAAAACGGCGAGATCGTTGTCAACCTGTCGACCATGGGCGACGGCGATATTTATTACACACTGGACGGCAGCGAGCCGACAAGCGCAAGCAATAAATACGAAGCACCTGTAAAGATCAAGGAAAATGCGACGATAAAAGCCGTTGTAGTACGTCCTGCAGGTAACAGCCGCGTATTCTCTGAAAAGATCACGTTCAGCAAATCGACTGCAAAGCCGGTTACGTTGCGCGTTGCACCGAGCAAAGGATATGAGTTCAAAGGCGGTCCCGAAATGGCAGACGGCCTGATCGGCGACAGCAACTACAAGACTGGCCGCTGGTTGGGCTTCCAGGGAAAAGACCTGGATGCGGCGATCGACCTGAAACAGCCGGTTGAAATCAGCAAAGTATCCTTCAATACCAATGTGGTAAAAGGCGATTGGATCATGGGGGCTGCCGGAGTTACCGTCAAGGTTTCCGAAGACGGCAAGAACTTCAAGGAAGTAGTGTCCAAAACAATTCCTTCATTAAAGCAATCGGACAAAGACGGCATCTACCCGCAGGAAGTTACCTTTGCACCGGTAAAAGCCCGTTATGTAGAAGTGATCATCAAGAGCGACAAACTGCCTGCATGGCATGGTGGTGCAGGCAATCCTGCTTATCTGTTCGTTGACGAAATCAGTATTCAATAGAATATAAAAACACCAATACAAGGCCGGTTAAAGGATTACATCATTTCGATGCAACCTTTAATCGGCTTTTTTGTTTAAAATCATCCAAGGAATAAATACCTTTGCACCAAATATCTAATTTTATTCGCCATGAGAAAAAACATGTTACTTTTGGCGGCGATCTGTTCCTGCTATAATCTGTTTGCCGAAGAGGTGATTGTGAAACAGTTCAGATATGCCGGCCCTTATGAAGTTAAAAAGCCGTTCCTGCAAGACAGCCTCGACGTAAACAGCAAGAAATTCACAGAAAAAGAATTATTGAAAACAGCCATTCCGTTCAGTAATGTCCGCCAAAGCGCACAATTCCTGGAGACAGATACCAACGGGGAAAGTATGTTGCCGGGTACTAGTCAGGCTTGCCATATCGGACTGGCTTCTTTCTATCTGAACAGCGACCGATATGTAAAAGGGTCTTTGCAGATAAAAGGACCGGAAACCTACGAAGTCTATATAAATAATGAAAAGCAGACTCCCGCAGATGGAAAGATTGCACTGACTCTGGAACCTCACCGCTATGAAGTCGTGATCAAATACCTGTCGGAAAAAGATAAAACAGATTCTCTGAAAGTCACTTTCGAAACGGAAGCAGAAGCGGTTGTTACGGCTACGACTGATCCGGAAAAAAGATATACCATCAGCGATGTGTTCGACGGGACACGCATGCGTTCCGTCAGCCTCTCTCCGGACGGGAAATATCTGCTGACAGCTTACCAGACCACTTTTCCCGGAGGTAAAACCGAATCATTCCAGCAGGTTACCGACCGGGCCAGCGGACAGGTCCTGATCGAAAGCAGTTCCAACGATTACAGCTGGATGCCGCAAAGCAACCTCCTCTACTATACACGTAACGGCTTGCAGGGCAAAGAACTGGTAAGTATCGATCCTGTAACCAAAACAGAAAATGTACTTTCCTCCAACTTGCCTGACGGATGGTTCATATTCTCCCCGACCGAAGAGTATCTGCTGTTTACCGTATCTGAGGAAGGTCCTAAAAAAGATAAGGATATGGAAGAGATACTGGTCCCCGACGACCGTCAACCGGGATGGCGCAACCGTTCCTTCCTCCACAAATACGATCTGGCGACAGGAGTTTTCGAACGCCTGACTTACGGGCATAACTCCACTTCGCTCAATGATATTTCACAGGATGGCCGTTACCTGCTATTCACAAGCCAGGAGCGCACACTGACCAAACGCCCGTTCAGCATCACCACCCTTTATCGCATGGACCTGCAAACGATGGAAACGGAAGCGTTGCTAAAAGATCCGTTTATCGGCCGCGCCACTTTCTCTCCGGACGGAAAGCTACTGGCTATCGAAGGTTCAGGGGAAGCCTTTGACGGCATCGGGCTGAATATCGCACCGGGACAAACATCCAACACTGCCGACGGTCAACTGTTCATTTATGATTTAGGCAGTAAACAGGTATCTCCCGTCAGCAAGGACTTTAACCCATCCATTCAGTATTTTACCTGGAACAGACATGACAAGCAAATCTATCTGCAGGGAGAAGACAAAGATTGCGTTCGCCTGTATGTCCTCAATCCGTCCACCGGCAAGATCAAGCCGATCCCGCTAAAAGAAGATATACTCTCTGATTTCACACTAGCCGAATCAGCTCCCGAGCTGGTCTATTACGGAGAAAGTGCTT
This is a stretch of genomic DNA from Parabacteroides chongii. It encodes these proteins:
- a CDS encoding glycoside hydrolase family 20 protein, with translation MNKLSKLTLLCAAFAGMMACSDGKVAKGDYGIIPLPQEVSMINGGSFVLTPSTSIVYPEGNDLLKQAGEFLAAYIKEATGYAPKVVTAKGSKPIHLSIDKSISNPEGYRLTVTPEGIELAGASEAGVFYGIQTLRKSIPAVAEGMNIELPSVTINDYPRFAYRGMHLDVSRHFFTVDSIKKYIDILALHNMNTFHWHLTDDQGWRIEIKKYPELTKIGSQRKQTVIGHNTGEYDGKPYGGFYTQDEIRDVIAYAQQRFITIIPEIDLPGHQQAALATYPELGCTGGPYDVWQQWGISDDVICAGNPKSMQFLEDVLSEVIDLFPSEYIHVGGDECPKVRWKTCPKCQARIKAEGIKGDKKHSAEEYLQSSIISQMEKFVESKGRHIIGWDEILEGGLAPNATVMSWRGVDGGIEAAKQHHNVIMTPNTYLYFDYYQSTDTENEPMAIGGYLPLERVYSLEPTAGIPDEYKKYVIGVQANLWTEYIPTFSQVEYMVMPRMAALAEVQWTDPSKKEYQSFLPRLVRMTKLYDRLGYNYAKNIFDIHAEFTTDTENGEIVVNLSTMGDGDIYYTLDGSEPTSASNKYEAPVKIKENATIKAVVVRPAGNSRVFSEKITFSKSTAKPVTLRVAPSKGYEFKGGPEMADGLIGDSNYKTGRWLGFQGKDLDAAIDLKQPVEISKVSFNTNVVKGDWIMGAAGVTVKVSEDGKNFKEVVSKTIPSLKQSDKDGIYPQEVTFAPVKARYVEVIIKSDKLPAWHGGAGNPAYLFVDEISIQ
- a CDS encoding S9 family peptidase; this translates as MRKNMLLLAAICSCYNLFAEEVIVKQFRYAGPYEVKKPFLQDSLDVNSKKFTEKELLKTAIPFSNVRQSAQFLETDTNGESMLPGTSQACHIGLASFYLNSDRYVKGSLQIKGPETYEVYINNEKQTPADGKIALTLEPHRYEVVIKYLSEKDKTDSLKVTFETEAEAVVTATTDPEKRYTISDVFDGTRMRSVSLSPDGKYLLTAYQTTFPGGKTESFQQVTDRASGQVLIESSSNDYSWMPQSNLLYYTRNGLQGKELVSIDPVTKTENVLSSNLPDGWFIFSPTEEYLLFTVSEEGPKKDKDMEEILVPDDRQPGWRNRSFLHKYDLATGVFERLTYGHNSTSLNDISQDGRYLLFTSQERTLTKRPFSITTLYRMDLQTMETEALLKDPFIGRATFSPDGKLLAIEGSGEAFDGIGLNIAPGQTSNTADGQLFIYDLGSKQVSPVSKDFNPSIQYFTWNRHDKQIYLQGEDKDCVRLYVLNPSTGKIKPIPLKEDILSDFTLAESAPELVYYGESASNSQRLYSVNLKKNTTVCLKDLSKDILKDITLGEVRDWNFKAAAGDTIYGRYYLPPHFDPNKKYPLIVNYYGGTSPTERSLENRYPSHAYAALGYIVYIIQPSGATGFGQEFSARHVNAWGKRTGDEIIEGTKKFCAEHNFVDAKKIGCIGASYGGFMTQYLQTKTDIFAAAISHAGISDITSYWGEGYWGYSYSSLATANSYPWNARDIYVEQSPLFHADKINTPLLFLHGSVDTNVPVGESIQMFTALKLLGKETAFIQVTGQNHQIFDYKKRAEWNNTIYAWFAKWLKEQPEWWEALYPAKSL